Genomic DNA from Deinococcus aquiradiocola:
AGGTGCGGCCCGAACTCCTGCAGCGCTGAGTACCCCAGCAGGCGCGGCCCTTCAAAGGCGCCCAGCAGGCCCCAGTCGGGACGCCCACAGAACGCCGCGAACCGTTCCGGCAGGGCCGCCTCGTCCTTCACGAAGCCCATGTCGAGCAGCATCGGGCACGCCTGATCGGCGTCGGCGGGCGTCAGGGGGCGGACGTGGACGGTCACGCCTGCAGGTCGTTCAGGTACTCCATGGCGAAGCGGTATCCGGCCCAGCCGAGACCGGAGATCTTGCCTCTGCACACGGCGGCCGTGACGGACCTGTGCCGGAATTCCTCGCGGGCGTCCACGTTGCTGATGTGGACTTCCACGACGGGGAGCGTCTGTCCGGCCACAGCGTCCCGCAGGGCGTAACTGTAGTGCGTCAGGGCGCCGGGGTTCATGACGATGCCGGTGAAGCCCTGCCCTTCGGCCTGCTGCACCCATTCGAGGAGCTGCCCCTCGAAGTTGCTCTGGTGACAGGTGACGCTCAGGCCGAGCTCCGCGCCCCACTCCTCACACTGGCGTTCCAGGTCTTCGAGGGTGCCGCTGCCGTAGATGCCGGGTTCGCGTTTGCCGAGCAGGTTGAGGTTGGGGCCGTTCAGGATCAGGAGCATGCGGGACCTCGGCGGGAGTGTCGGGGGAGCGGCGGGTGGGCGCGGTTCAGGCGTGTGCGGGCGTCACTTCGGCCTGCCACGTCCCGAAGACGCGGCGGAGCGTGTCGTCCGGGACGCGCGTCAGGTAGGGCCGGGCGAGGTCGTGCAGCAGCACGAAGCGCACGCCGTGACTGTCGGCCTTCTTGTCGCGCGCCATGTAGGCGTTCAGGTCGTCGAAGTTCAGGTGGGGGAGGGCGCGCGGCTGCTGCCACGCCAGGAACGCGCGGGTGTGCGGCGTGAGGTCCGTGCCGCCGAGTTCGCGGGACAGCAGGGCCGCGTAATGCATGCCGTACCCGACGGCGTCGCCGTGCGAGATGCCGTGCTGCGTGACGGCCTCGATGGCGTGCGCGAGCGTGTGCCCGAAGTTCAGGTACGCGCGTTCGCCCTGCTCGGTCAGGTCGCGCGTGACGACGCCCGCCTTGACGGCGATGGCGTCCGAGAGCGTCTGCGTGAAGGTCGAGTGCGCCGCGTGGAAGTCCGGGGACAGCACCCGGCCGAGCAGGGTGGGGTCCGAGATCAGGCCGTGCTTGAACGCCTCGGCGGCCCCCTCGCGGAACACGGCGGGCGGCAGGGTGAGCAGCACGGTGGGGTCGCACCACACGGCGCTCGGCGGCCAGAACGCCCCGACGAGGTTCTTGCCTTCCGGCAGGTTCACGCCAGTCTTGCCGCCCACTGCGGCGTCCACCATGCCGAGCAGCGTGGTGGGCGCACTGTAGTACGCCACGCCGCGCAGGTACGTGGCGGCCGCGAAGCCCGCGAGGTCCGTGGTCGCGCCGCCGCCCAGCCCGATCACGGCCGAGTCGCGCGGCAGGTTCGCGGCCGCGAGGCGCGACAGGACGCCGCTCAGCACGTCCAGCGTCTTGCAGGCGTCCCCGGCGGGCACCGTGACGGTCACCTCCGGGGTCAGGGCGGCCCGTGCGCGCGTGACGGCCGCGTCCGGCAGGCCCGCGTCCACGATCAGCGCGGTCCGGGTGTGAGGGACGCGCGCCGCGTCGAGCGCGCCGTCCTGCACCGTCACCGTGTACGGCACCTGCCCGCCCACCTCAATCCGTGGCACGTTCACCCTCCGCCGGACCGTCCGTCACGCCCGCGAACGCGCCCTCGTACACGGCCTCCTGGTAATTCCAGAGGCGTTCGATGATCTCTTCCACGATCTCCTCGGAGGGGCGGCCGTCGCTGTTGACGTGAATGGTGCCCTGCCGGTACGCGTTCTCGCGTTCATTCATGAGCGCCTCGATGCGGCCCAGCGGGTCCGGCGTGTGCAGCAGCGGCCGGTCAGAATTCCGGGTGCGTGCCAGAATCGTCTCCGGCGTCGCCCACAGCACCACCACCGGCCCGCGCGACAGCAGCACCCGGCGGTTCTCCTCGTGCACGAACGTCCCGCCGCCCAGCGACACGACCGCGTAGTCGAGGCGCGTCACGCGCTGCACCACCTCGCCCTCGCACGCCCGGAAGTACCCCTCGCCCTCGTGCGCGAACACCTCCGGGATGCTCTTCCCGACCACCCGCGTGATGAGCTTGTCGGTGTCCACGAAGTGCAGGGCCAGCGCGCGCGACAGTTCCCACCCGATGCGGCTCTTCCCGGTCCCCATGAAGCCCGCCAGTGCCACCCACGACACGGGCCGTTCAATGAGTCCGGAAGCATTCATAGCGAGCAGTCTAGACGATGACCCCGCCCCCAAATGCGAATCTGTGAAGGAAGCCGGAGCGGCAGCGGCGTCCGCGGACTCCGCCAGCGCCTCCGCCAACCCCAGCTCCAGCGCGTCCGGCCGCACGCTCAGTACGCTTGCTCGTACGCGCGGGCCGCCGCGACCCGCTCCTGCAGCTCCGGCAGGGTGTCGCCACCGAACTTCTCCAGCATCGCGTCCGCCAGCACCCAGCCGATGATCGTCTGCAGGATCACGCCCGCCGCCGGGACGGCCGTCGTGTCGGACCGCTCGCGCGCCGCGTCCGATGCCTCGTGCGTCATGACGTTCACGGTCGGCAGGGGCGTCATCAGGGTCGCGATGGGCTTCATCGCCACCCGCACGATCAGCTCCTCGCCGTTCGTCATGCCGGCCTCCAGGCCACCCGCGCGGTTCGTGTCGCGCACGTACGTGCTGTCCCGGTACGCGATCGCGTCATGCACGGCACTCCCGGGAACGCGCGCCTGATCGAAGGCCCGCCCGATCTCCACGCCCTTCATCGCCTGCAGACTCATGCACACCTGCGCGATGCGCCCGTCCAGCTTGCGGTCGTAATGCGCGAAGCTCCCCAGCCCCACCGGCAGGCCCCGGAAGCGCACCTCCAGAATCCCGCCCAGCGTGTCGCCCGCCACCTTCGCCGCGTCGATCCGCTCGCGCATGCGCGCCGCCGCGTCCGCGTCCGGCGTGCGCAGGTCATTCTCCTCGATGGCGTCCAGCCGGTCCCAGTCGAAGCCCTCGGCCGCCTCGATCCCGCCGAGACTCACCACGTGGTTCGCGCCCTGCACGCCCAGCTCCGACAGCAGCTTCAGCGCCACGCTGCCCACCGCGACGCGCGCCGCCGTCTCCCGCGCCGACGCGCGCTCCAGCACGTCTCGCAGGTCCTTGTGCCGGTACTTGATGCCGCCCGCCAGGTCCGCGTGCCCCGGACGCGCGTCTGTCAGGGCCTTCTTGCGCGGCTCGCCGCCCGGTTCCGGCGACATGATCTCCGTCCAGTTGCGGTGATCCCTGTTCGGAATGACCAGCGTGACGGGCGCGCCCGTCGTGCGGCCCGCCCGCACGCCGCTCATGATCTGCGCCTCGTCCGTCTCGATCACCATGCGCCGCCCACGCCCGTACCCGCCCTGACGCTTGCGCAGCCACGGGTCGATGTCGGCCTTCCCGAGCGGCAGTTGCGAGGGCAGACCCTCGATGATGGCCGTCAATTGCGGGCCGTGCGATTCTCCAGCGGTCAGAAACCTCATACCGCGATGCTAGCAGGGCCGCCCACCGCGCGCCGCGGGCCTGAATAGAGGGGAACGACCCCCAGACGAACGGGTGGGGGCAGCCCGCGCCGCCCCCACCCGACCGGTCCCGCGAACGGCGCTTACTGCACCACGGTGCCGGTGATCACCACGAGCAGCTGCGAGCGGTCGTTGGTGCTGCTCTGCTTGCCGAACAGCGAGCCGATCACGGGAATGCTCGACAGGAACGGCAGGCCGGTGGTGGTCGTCGTCTGGTTGGTGCCGAGCAGGCCGCTGAGCAGCACCGTCTCGCCGGACTTGAAGGTGATGGTCGTCTGCGCCTCGCTGTTCGAGAAGTCCAGCAGGTTCGGCAGGGTACTGCCGGTGATGGCCGTCTTGGGCTGGTTGACCACGCCCTTCACGCGCACCGTGATGCTGCCGTCGGGCGCCACCTGCGGGTTGTAGAAATCGATCGTGACGCCGTAATCGATCTGCCGCTGAATGGCCGGAACGTTGGCCGCCTGGGAGGGAATGTTCAGCTCCAGACGCCCACCGCTCTGCAGGTGGGCCGCCGCACCGCTCGACGCGTTCTGGCTGTCGGTGCTGTTGTTCAGGGAACGCTGACCGCTCTGCATGGTCACCGTGCCGTCGTACACGCGCTTCGTCATGCCCTGCTGCTCGAGGGCGTTGAGGGTGGCGCCCAGGTTGAAGCCCACCAGCGACTGCGTCGGGTCGAAGATGGCCTTCACGCCGCTGCTCGCCACGTTCACGATGAAGTTCCCGAAGCCCGCCTTCCAGTCCACGCCCAGGCTGCGCGACGCCGACTCGGTGATCTCCTGAATGCGGACCTGGACGTTCACCTGCGGGACGCGCACGTCGAGGCTCGGGATGATCTGCGCGATCTGATCCACCTGCGCCTGCGTGCCGCGCACGATGATGGTGTTCGTGCGCTTGTCCGCGATGATGGTCGCCTGAGGCGTGCTGGCCTGCGTGGACGCCGTGCCCGACGCGGTGCCTGTGGCCGTGCTCCCGGTGGTGCCGGGCACCTGGATCACGGTCGTCCCGTCCGCCTGCGTGACCGGCGCGCCGCCACTCACCAGACCGGTGGTCGTGCCGAGCGTGCGTTGCAGCGTGCCGTCCAGCACCGTCTTGAGTTCCTCGGCGCTCGCGTTCGTGAGCGCGAAGACCTTCTGCACGATGGTCGGCCCGTTCACCGTCACGACCGGCGTGGGCTTGTCCACGCTGCCGAGCAGGTTCAGGGCCGCGTCCAGCTGGTTCTGCGCGCCCGTGATCACGAGCTGCCCCGTCTGCCCGACCGCCGTGACCTTCAGGTTCGGGTACTGCGCGGCGAGCAGCGCCACGATGTCCGCCTGCTGGCCCTTCACGGGGTACACGCGCTGCACGGTCTGGCTGCCGTCCCCGCCGCCCGTGGCGGCCGTCGCGACCTGCTGGTCGAGCTGCGACGCGAGGCGCTGCACGTCCGCCACCTCACGGTTCGTGCCGCGCACGATCAGCGCGTTCGTGCGTGCGTCCGCCACGATGCGCAGCGTCGGCGAGTCGATCTTCACGTCCGACAGGGTGCGCGTCACACCGGTCGTGTTGCCCTGCGCGTCCTTCTGCGGCGTCTCGGTGTACGTGGGCGTCCCGAAGAACAGCTTCACCTGATTCACGGCGTCCACCGCGTTCGCGTTCTTCAGGGCGATGACGCGCTGGATGGGGTTCGCGCTGATCCGCAGCACCTGCGTCGGACCGACCTGCACCACCTCGTAACTCAGGCCGTAGATGTCCATCAGCAGCGGCCACACCTGATTGAAGGGCGTGTTCCGGAAGTTGTACACCACCGGTTTCGTCGTGGCGGTCGGCGTGGTGGCCGTGCCGGTCCCGGCGGTGGTGGCGGGCGCGGTGGCGGTGCTCGCGCTCGACGCGGCACTCAGGCCGTCCACGTCCGTGTCGAAGATCACGTCGTAGCCCGCCGACTTGGCGACCGCCGCCAGCAGCGACGAGAGCGGACCGCTGTACGTGCCGATCTCCAGGCTGACGTTCGCGGCCGCGAGGCGCGGATCGGCACTCTGCGTGCTGCTGGCCGTGCTGGTCGTGGGGGCGGGGGTGGACTGGGCGAGCGCACCGGGTACGCTGGCCAGACCGAGCGAGGCGGTCATCAGGAGGGTCAGGCTACGGTTCTTCATGGCTCACCTTTTGTCGAGTTCGAGAATCTTGGAATCATTGCCCAGGCTGAGGGTCGCGCTGGTCGCCGTGACCTCTTTCAGGGTCACGTTGCTGTCCGGGAGGGTCTGACCGGTCGTGACGACCACGAAGCCCTTGTCCGTCTTGAAGATCGCGGTGTTCACCGGGCCGAGCACGACTGCGTTGAAGACCAGCGAGCGGCTCTGCACCAGCGTGTCGAGCGCGCTGACCGGCGCCGTGACGGGCGCGTTGGCCGACCCGTACTGCGTGATGACGCTCGGCTGTCCGGCCGGGACGACTGCCGCACCGCCCGCGTTCGCGGCGCTGCCGGTGGCGTTGCCGCCTGCCGTCGTGCCACCCGCCGTGGTGCTGGTGCTTCCTGCCAACGTGCCGCCCAGCGGAATGCTGCTCAGGGCGGGCGTCGTCAGGCCGGGCGTGATGGTTCCCGCTGCCGGGGGCGGGGTGAGCGTGGCCGCCGCACCGGTCCCGGTCGTGCCGGAGCCCGTGGTGCCGGAACCCGTCGCCGTGCCGCCCGAGGTGGGCAGACCGGTCGGGGAGACGTTCGGCAGCGGAATCGCGCCGCCGTTCCCCAGACCGCTCCCGGTGCTGCCCGGCAGGGCCGAACTGCCCCCGGACAGGCTGACGCCGCCGCTGTTCACGCCGGCCAGCGGCACGTTCGGGAGCGGTACGGCGCCCGCACTGCTCAGACTGGGCGTGCTGCTCGGCACGGGCGTACTCGCCACCGGGGTCGGTGTGCTGCTCTGGGTGGGCGTGCTGCTCGGCACGCCCGCCGTCTGACCGACCGCCTCCGTCACCTTGAGCGGCTGGAAGGGGTTGCTGGTCGGCACGGCCGCCAGCGGGTCCGCCGGATTGATGCCTGCCGGTGCGCCGTCGGCAGTTCCGCTGCCGGTGGTGCCGGACGCGCTGCCTTCCGGGTTCAGGAACGGCACCTCCGCGACGTCCACGCCGCCCGCACCGCTCTGCGCGGTGCTGACGCCTGTTCCTGTCGTTGCTGCGGGCGGCGTCACGCTGCCCGTGCCGGGCGTCACGCCAGGCACGACCGTGGTGCCGGGGGGTGTGGGCGCGGGCGTGCCTGCCGTTCCGGTCGTCGTGCCTCCGGTGCTGCCGGTGCCGGGCGTTCCGGGCGTCACGGCACCGGACGTGCCGCTCGCTGCTGGCGGCGTGACGGCCGTGTCCACCGCAGGCGTTCCCGCTCCGCTGAACACGTACCAGCCGCCCACCGCGGCACCCAGCGCCAGGACACCCAGCAGGATCTTCATCTCACGCGACAGCTGGAACCGGCCGCGTTCCTCGGAGGTCGGCGTGATGGCCGAGGTGTCCACCGGCGGTTTTTCCATGGGCGCACTCATCGCGTCCCTCCAGCGGGGGGCGTCTGCGCGGGCGCGGCCGGAGCGTTCGGCACGGCGCCCGCCGCGGCCGTCGCGGCCGCCGGGTCGAAGGTGTAGACGGTCATGGTCATGGTGCTGCTCAGCTTGGGGTCCAGGCTGTCCGGTGCCGGAAGCGTCAGCCCGAGCGCACTGACGGTCGAGAAGCGGTTCATGGTCTCCACGGCCCGCAGGAACTGGAAGGTCGGCTGGAACTTCCCGCTGAGCGTCATGTTCAGGTTGATGGGCCGCACACCTGCAGGCAGGCCGATGTTCGTACCGGGTGCGACCGAGAGCGTGCTGAGGTCGGTGCCGACACCCGCCGCACTCTGCTGCACGGCCGCCACCACCGCACCGATGTTCTGCGTCTGCGGGAGCGCCTGGAAGAACACGTCACGCTGCGTCTGCAGGCCCGCCACCTCGGTCCGCAGGGCAGGCAGGGCCGCCTGCGCGGAGCGGTACGTGGCGAGTTTGGTGTTCAGGTCGTTCAGCTGATTCTGGGCGTCGGTGATCTGCTGCTGTTTGGTCTGGTAGTACATGAGCCACCAGAGCAGGACGGCCACGACACATGCGGCCAGGGTCAGCAGCAGGATGTTGCGGGGGCTGAGCTTAGCGAACATCGGATCCCCCGGGGGCAGTGCCGGTCCCTGTGGCAGGCGTGCCGGTGGTGACGGAGGCGGGCGTGGCCTGCCCGACCAGG
This window encodes:
- the aroQ gene encoding type II 3-dehydroquinate dehydratase; the encoded protein is MLLILNGPNLNLLGKREPGIYGSGTLEDLERQCEEWGAELGLSVTCHQSNFEGQLLEWVQQAEGQGFTGIVMNPGALTHYSYALRDAVAGQTLPVVEVHISNVDAREEFRHRSVTAAVCRGKISGLGWAGYRFAMEYLNDLQA
- the aroB gene encoding 3-dehydroquinate synthase yields the protein MPRIEVGGQVPYTVTVQDGALDAARVPHTRTALIVDAGLPDAAVTRARAALTPEVTVTVPAGDACKTLDVLSGVLSRLAAANLPRDSAVIGLGGGATTDLAGFAAATYLRGVAYYSAPTTLLGMVDAAVGGKTGVNLPEGKNLVGAFWPPSAVWCDPTVLLTLPPAVFREGAAEAFKHGLISDPTLLGRVLSPDFHAAHSTFTQTLSDAIAVKAGVVTRDLTEQGERAYLNFGHTLAHAIEAVTQHGISHGDAVGYGMHYAALLSRELGGTDLTPHTRAFLAWQQPRALPHLNFDDLNAYMARDKKADSHGVRFVLLHDLARPYLTRVPDDTLRRVFGTWQAEVTPAHA
- a CDS encoding shikimate kinase, yielding MNASGLIERPVSWVALAGFMGTGKSRIGWELSRALALHFVDTDKLITRVVGKSIPEVFAHEGEGYFRACEGEVVQRVTRLDYAVVSLGGGTFVHEENRRVLLSRGPVVVLWATPETILARTRNSDRPLLHTPDPLGRIEALMNERENAYRQGTIHVNSDGRPSEEIVEEIIERLWNYQEAVYEGAFAGVTDGPAEGERATD
- the aroC gene encoding chorismate synthase, whose product is MRFLTAGESHGPQLTAIIEGLPSQLPLGKADIDPWLRKRQGGYGRGRRMVIETDEAQIMSGVRAGRTTGAPVTLVIPNRDHRNWTEIMSPEPGGEPRKKALTDARPGHADLAGGIKYRHKDLRDVLERASARETAARVAVGSVALKLLSELGVQGANHVVSLGGIEAAEGFDWDRLDAIEENDLRTPDADAAARMRERIDAAKVAGDTLGGILEVRFRGLPVGLGSFAHYDRKLDGRIAQVCMSLQAMKGVEIGRAFDQARVPGSAVHDAIAYRDSTYVRDTNRAGGLEAGMTNGEELIVRVAMKPIATLMTPLPTVNVMTHEASDAARERSDTTAVPAAGVILQTIIGWVLADAMLEKFGGDTLPELQERVAAARAYEQAY
- a CDS encoding secretin N-terminal domain-containing protein, which encodes MKNRSLTLLMTASLGLASVPGALAQSTPAPTTSTASSTQSADPRLAAANVSLEIGTYSGPLSSLLAAVAKSAGYDVIFDTDVDGLSAASSASTATAPATTAGTGTATTPTATTKPVVYNFRNTPFNQVWPLLMDIYGLSYEVVQVGPTQVLRISANPIQRVIALKNANAVDAVNQVKLFFGTPTYTETPQKDAQGNTTGVTRTLSDVKIDSPTLRIVADARTNALIVRGTNREVADVQRLASQLDQQVATAATGGGDGSQTVQRVYPVKGQQADIVALLAAQYPNLKVTAVGQTGQLVITGAQNQLDAALNLLGSVDKPTPVVTVNGPTIVQKVFALTNASAEELKTVLDGTLQRTLGTTTGLVSGGAPVTQADGTTVIQVPGTTGSTATGTASGTASTQASTPQATIIADKRTNTIIVRGTQAQVDQIAQIIPSLDVRVPQVNVQVRIQEITESASRSLGVDWKAGFGNFIVNVASSGVKAIFDPTQSLVGFNLGATLNALEQQGMTKRVYDGTVTMQSGQRSLNNSTDSQNASSGAAAHLQSGGRLELNIPSQAANVPAIQRQIDYGVTIDFYNPQVAPDGSITVRVKGVVNQPKTAITGSTLPNLLDFSNSEAQTTITFKSGETVLLSGLLGTNQTTTTTGLPFLSSIPVIGSLFGKQSSTNDRSQLLVVITGTVVQ
- a CDS encoding type 4a pilus biogenesis protein PilO — encoded protein: MFAKLSPRNILLLTLAACVVAVLLWWLMYYQTKQQQITDAQNQLNDLNTKLATYRSAQAALPALRTEVAGLQTQRDVFFQALPQTQNIGAVVAAVQQSAAGVGTDLSTLSVAPGTNIGLPAGVRPINLNMTLSGKFQPTFQFLRAVETMNRFSTVSALGLTLPAPDSLDPKLSSTMTMTVYTFDPAAATAAAGAVPNAPAAPAQTPPAGGTR